From a single Nicotiana tomentosiformis chromosome 2, ASM39032v3, whole genome shotgun sequence genomic region:
- the LOC104090782 gene encoding uncharacterized protein — protein MKNRQEPPKPPSPKRTVNVINGGEEVNAVTYTTGRKTTKFTITHGKQTRQTLEDGNITFDDADDDELMIPHNDALVISLLIHDTNIKQVLIDPGSSVNIILLRVVNEMLMGDRVVPKVRSLYGFDNSTIFLKGEIKLSTYTEGVIKETQFQVIDTDMAYNVILGRSWIHEMDVVPSILHQVIKFPSKWGIQQIRGNQQTSKSINSVIQPSQKDTNASKKDTGASQKDTSASQKDVGRSEKDAVNQISTEIISKQTDVDSRPDVIQEPK, from the coding sequence ATGAAAAATAGGCAAGAGCCCCCAAAACCTCCGTCTCCGAAGAGAACAGTAAATGTGATAAACGGCGGAGAAGAAGTCAACGCCGTAACCTATACAACTGGGAGAAAAACAACAAAGTTCACAATAACACACGGGAAGCAAACTCGCCAAACTCTGGAAGACGGCAACATAACCTTTGATGATGCAGATGATGATGAATTAATGATTCCTCAcaacgatgcattggtaatatctttacttatacatgATACTAATATAAAACAAGTTTTAATTGACCCAGGTAGCTCAGTGAACATCATTCTATTAAGAGTGGTGAACGAAATGCTGATGGGCGATCGTGTAGTTCCAAAAGTACGTTCCTTATATGGGTTTGATAACTCAACCATTTTTCTAAAGGGAGAGATTAAACTAAGCACATACACAGAAGGGGTCATCAAAGAAACACAATTTCAAGTGATAGACACGGATATGGCCTATAATGTGATTCTTGGGAGGTCGTGGATTCATGAAATGGATGTTGTGCCATCCATATTGCATCAGGTTATCAAATTCCCTTCAAAATGGGGAATTCAACAAATTCGAGGAAATCAACAAACTTCAAAGAGCATCAATTCGGTGATACAACCAAGTCAAAAAGATACGAATGCAAGTAAAAAAGATACGGGTGCAAGTCAAAAAGATACAAGTGCAAGTCAAAAAGATGTGGGTAGAAGTGAGAAAGATGCGGTAAATCAAATTTCAACAGAAATTATATCAAAACAAACAGACGTGGACTCCAGACCAGATGTAATTCAAGAGCCAAAGTAG